A region of Salinibacter sp. 10B DNA encodes the following proteins:
- a CDS encoding NAD(P)-dependent alcohol dehydrogenase, protein MKTIVQHEYGGPEALHLDERPVPAPDDEEVLVKVQAASVNAGDWHLMRGRPFLVRFMAGGLFRPTATIGSDVAGTVEALGPKASQFDLGDAVIGDLSTSGFGGFAEYACVPEAVLIPKPESLSLKDAAAVPVAGLAALQGLRDCGHIEAGQHVLINGASGGVGTFAVQIAKAFGATVTAVCSPEKMDAVQSLKPDRVIDYEQEDVTQLDTAYDLILDAAAYRSPRAYLDILRPGGTYVLVGGSPARLFQVMFLAPVVSIPRENTIEVLLSSPNQEDLHTLSDLIDDGKLAPLIDRRFSLGDVPDAIQYVEARRGCGKVVITM, encoded by the coding sequence ATGAAAACAATCGTTCAGCACGAATACGGGGGACCTGAGGCCCTCCATCTCGACGAACGCCCCGTGCCAGCACCGGACGACGAGGAGGTCCTGGTAAAGGTGCAGGCCGCCTCCGTGAACGCAGGGGATTGGCACTTGATGCGCGGGCGCCCATTCCTCGTGCGATTTATGGCCGGCGGCCTGTTCCGCCCCACGGCTACGATTGGCAGCGACGTGGCCGGCACGGTTGAAGCACTCGGCCCAAAGGCTTCTCAGTTTGATTTGGGTGACGCCGTCATCGGAGACCTTTCGACCTCTGGGTTCGGCGGATTTGCCGAGTACGCCTGCGTGCCCGAAGCGGTCCTGATTCCCAAACCGGAGAGCCTGTCCCTCAAGGACGCAGCCGCTGTGCCGGTCGCCGGTCTCGCTGCCCTGCAGGGACTCCGCGACTGTGGTCATATCGAAGCGGGACAACACGTACTTATCAATGGCGCGTCCGGAGGCGTCGGCACGTTCGCAGTGCAGATCGCAAAGGCATTCGGAGCGACCGTTACGGCCGTGTGTAGTCCAGAAAAGATGGATGCAGTGCAATCGCTGAAGCCGGATCGGGTCATTGACTACGAGCAGGAGGACGTCACCCAATTGGATACGGCGTACGACCTCATCCTCGATGCCGCAGCCTATCGGTCGCCACGGGCGTATCTGGACATCCTCCGGCCGGGAGGCACGTACGTTCTGGTCGGGGGCTCGCCCGCACGACTCTTTCAGGTAATGTTCTTGGCTCCGGTCGTGTCGATACCCAGAGAGAATACCATCGAGGTCCTGTTGTCGTCGCCCAATCAAGAGGACCTGCACACTTTGTCGGATCTGATCGACGACGGGAAACTTGCCCCGCTCATCGATCGCCGGTTCTCCCTAGGCGACGTCCCCGACGCCATTCAGTACGTGGAAGCCCGCCGGGGGTGCGGAAAGGTCGTAATCACAATGTGA
- a CDS encoding transmembrane 220 family protein, which produces MGRTLFHIGNGVMLVLFATAAIVQYNDPDPWLWMGIYGAGALCCVVYLAGRLPTALSGFVAVGCLLSGLFLAVRIVFGSVPFFDASGQEMMGLMEETREMFGFLITALWTGILTWRTRVPSSPASASPEPTS; this is translated from the coding sequence ATGGGACGCACACTCTTCCACATTGGAAACGGCGTGATGCTCGTGCTCTTCGCGACGGCCGCAATCGTACAATACAACGATCCCGACCCCTGGCTCTGGATGGGGATTTACGGAGCGGGCGCCCTCTGCTGTGTGGTCTACCTGGCCGGTCGGCTGCCGACGGCCCTGTCTGGGTTCGTTGCGGTCGGCTGTCTACTTAGCGGCCTCTTTCTAGCCGTCCGCATCGTGTTCGGATCGGTGCCGTTCTTTGACGCGTCCGGACAGGAAATGATGGGCCTCATGGAGGAAACCCGAGAGATGTTTGGGTTTTTGATCACAGCCCTGTGGACCGGAATTTTGACGTGGCGAACGCGTGTGCCCTCTTCGCCCGCGTCGGCGTCGCCTGAGCCTACGTCCTAA
- a CDS encoding nucleotide pyrophosphatase/phosphodiesterase family protein — translation MEKTVVMNVVGLTPELLGEHTPFLSEWAERGQQATVEPSLPAVTCSVQSTFLTGTPPSEHGIVGNGWYFRDTAEIRFWLRSGRLIQRPYLWETARQMDPDFTVANLYWRYAAYSGADHVVIERPMYAADGRKIPDLYTTPSDFRFELQDELGQFPLFNFWGPTSSIESSQWVAASAKMTERRFDPTLTLLYLPHLDYNLQRIGPHDPDLAQDLREIDEVCKDLVTFYEDRGAQVILLSEYGIREADRPVALNRMLRREGYITVREEMGGELLVPGASDAFAVADHQVAHIYVRDEDDIDDVRSLVAATDGVDQVLDNNTKADYDLDHPHSGELIAISERDAWFSYYYWLDDDMAPDFAPTVEIHRKPGYDPAELFLDPDLTAPQLRASARLLQKKLGFRYVMDVIPTNGKLVKGSHGRLPDSTDEGPLLISNQSSGLSTDALQATDVHDVILSHLTEQSMEQIKSASRDQ, via the coding sequence ATGGAAAAAACCGTCGTGATGAATGTCGTTGGCCTCACGCCCGAGCTACTGGGAGAGCACACGCCCTTCCTCTCGGAGTGGGCCGAGCGTGGACAACAAGCCACCGTCGAGCCGTCGCTGCCCGCCGTTACGTGCTCCGTGCAGTCCACCTTTCTCACGGGTACCCCCCCTAGCGAGCACGGCATCGTGGGCAACGGCTGGTACTTCCGCGACACCGCCGAAATCCGCTTCTGGTTGCGCTCGGGCCGGCTCATCCAGCGACCTTACCTCTGGGAGACCGCCCGGCAGATGGATCCGGACTTTACGGTCGCGAACCTCTACTGGCGCTATGCCGCCTACTCCGGCGCCGACCACGTCGTCATCGAGCGACCGATGTACGCGGCGGACGGGCGCAAAATTCCGGACCTTTACACCACGCCGTCCGACTTCCGCTTCGAGCTGCAGGACGAGCTCGGGCAATTTCCCCTCTTCAACTTCTGGGGCCCCACCTCCTCCATCGAATCCAGCCAATGGGTGGCTGCCTCGGCCAAGATGACGGAGCGTCGGTTCGATCCCACGCTCACGCTCCTCTACCTCCCTCACCTCGATTACAACCTTCAGCGCATCGGCCCGCACGATCCGGATCTGGCCCAAGACCTGCGGGAGATCGACGAGGTCTGCAAGGACCTCGTCACCTTCTACGAGGACCGGGGCGCGCAGGTAATCCTCCTCTCGGAGTACGGCATCCGCGAGGCCGACCGCCCCGTGGCGCTCAACCGCATGTTGCGGCGTGAGGGCTACATCACCGTCCGTGAAGAGATGGGCGGCGAGCTGCTGGTGCCCGGGGCCTCCGACGCATTCGCCGTGGCCGACCATCAAGTGGCGCACATCTACGTGCGGGACGAGGACGACATTGACGACGTTCGTTCTCTCGTGGCCGCGACGGATGGGGTGGACCAGGTGCTTGACAACAACACGAAGGCCGACTACGATCTCGACCATCCCCACTCCGGTGAACTGATTGCCATTTCGGAGCGGGATGCCTGGTTCAGCTACTACTACTGGCTGGACGATGATATGGCGCCCGACTTTGCCCCGACCGTCGAGATCCACCGCAAGCCCGGCTATGACCCCGCTGAGCTGTTCTTGGACCCCGACCTCACGGCCCCGCAGTTGCGTGCTTCGGCGCGCCTGCTTCAGAAAAAGCTCGGCTTCCGCTACGTGATGGACGTGATTCCCACAAATGGCAAACTAGTGAAGGGCTCACACGGCCGCCTGCCCGACTCCACCGACGAAGGGCCGCTCCTCATCAGCAACCAGTCGTCCGGTCTATCGACCGACGCCCTCCAGGCGACCGACGTTCACGATGTGATTCTGTCTCACCTGACCGAACAATCGATGGAGCAGATAAAGAGTGCGTCAAGGGACCAGTAG
- a CDS encoding TIGR02453 family protein — protein MTTLESRPPFPGFREEAFQFLCDLAEHNDREWFKARKETYEEEVKMLLELLLADGARRLETEGLPLTAHPTTSRFRIHRHLRFTDDKTPYKTNVGGIFDRSGEKDENGVVYVHVEPDNCFLAAGFYKPSVSYLRPVRRRMAANPSTFYDLLGEMEERGLPVDSRGDTLTGMPQGFSGYRDEEIASYLKWKHYLVRRGFADGALQTPQFVEEIVRMTREALPLLEFVWAAHET, from the coding sequence ATGACAACCCTCGAATCGCGTCCGCCCTTTCCCGGCTTTCGAGAAGAGGCCTTTCAGTTTCTTTGCGATCTCGCTGAACACAATGACCGCGAGTGGTTTAAGGCGCGCAAAGAGACGTACGAGGAGGAGGTCAAAATGCTGCTGGAACTGCTCTTGGCCGACGGGGCACGGCGTCTAGAAACCGAAGGGCTTCCGCTCACGGCCCATCCAACCACGTCCCGATTCCGGATCCACCGGCACCTCCGCTTTACAGACGACAAGACGCCGTACAAGACCAACGTTGGCGGTATTTTCGACCGGTCCGGTGAGAAGGACGAGAATGGCGTCGTCTACGTACACGTAGAGCCGGACAATTGCTTTCTGGCCGCTGGATTCTACAAGCCGAGTGTCTCGTATCTCCGCCCGGTGCGGCGGCGGATGGCGGCAAATCCTTCTACGTTCTACGACCTACTCGGGGAGATGGAGGAGAGAGGTCTTCCGGTCGACAGCAGGGGCGACACCTTGACGGGGATGCCGCAAGGGTTCAGCGGCTACCGAGACGAAGAGATTGCATCCTATCTGAAGTGGAAGCACTACCTCGTCCGTCGCGGATTCGCGGACGGCGCCCTCCAGACCCCGCAGTTTGTGGAGGAAATCGTTCGGATGACCCGCGAGGCTCTTCCACTCCTGGAATTCGTGTGGGCGGCACACGAGACCTAG
- a CDS encoding EboA family metabolite traffic protein — MDRSRVKELLSEWLGRVADDDGLDWLHEQREQIATGAPRRTFYTSFSAVTRYIDKDDLELSGEDLDAADEARAGWHPAGWSADQAGRTLIVLSLPHEDKDEYLHVLDRVFAHADVGESVALYQALPLLPYPEAHSDRAAEGVRSNMTSVLEAVAHRNPYPAEHFDEGAWNQMVLKLVFEGSPLYPIQQLDERANPTLARMLVDYAHERWAADRSVPPELWRLVGPFAQASALDDLERVLRDGTAAEREAAALALSASPASRADTLLESEAPELKQQAESGSLTWEHFQENRLEPVA; from the coding sequence ATGGACCGATCACGCGTGAAGGAGCTTCTGTCCGAATGGCTTGGCCGCGTGGCCGACGACGACGGACTCGACTGGCTACACGAGCAACGAGAACAAATCGCAACCGGTGCTCCACGACGGACCTTCTACACGTCGTTCAGCGCCGTGACCCGGTACATCGACAAAGACGACCTGGAGCTTTCGGGCGAAGACCTCGACGCAGCGGATGAGGCTCGCGCCGGCTGGCACCCCGCCGGCTGGAGTGCCGACCAAGCCGGGCGCACGCTGATTGTGCTGAGCCTCCCCCATGAGGACAAAGACGAATACCTCCACGTGCTCGACCGTGTCTTTGCGCATGCCGACGTGGGCGAGTCGGTGGCGCTCTACCAGGCCCTTCCCCTCCTCCCCTACCCGGAGGCTCACAGCGATCGCGCCGCCGAAGGGGTGCGCAGCAACATGACCTCGGTACTCGAAGCCGTGGCTCATCGCAACCCCTACCCGGCAGAGCACTTTGACGAAGGGGCCTGGAATCAGATGGTGCTGAAGCTGGTCTTCGAGGGAAGTCCCCTTTACCCGATCCAGCAGCTCGACGAGCGCGCCAATCCCACGCTCGCCCGCATGCTGGTGGACTACGCTCACGAACGCTGGGCCGCCGACCGGTCCGTGCCCCCCGAGCTCTGGCGCCTCGTGGGGCCGTTTGCCCAGGCCAGCGCGTTGGACGACCTGGAGCGCGTGCTGCGGGACGGGACCGCCGCCGAGCGAGAGGCTGCGGCCCTGGCCCTCTCCGCAAGCCCGGCTAGCCGTGCCGATACACTCCTGGAAAGCGAAGCACCTGAACTCAAACAGCAGGCCGAGTCGGGATCGCTGACGTGGGAGCATTTCCAAGAAAACCGGCTCGAACCGGTGGCCTAG
- a CDS encoding ThuA domain-containing protein, with product MPPRRLLWALSLFLLTGLTGVSGSAKAQPAESEARFSVLVFTKTDSTRHASIPAGVQAFQELAAAHSFHVDTTSTASPFTPTRLAEYEAVAFVNTSGDVFTAAQRRAFRSYIQNGHGFIGIHAAATTEPEWDWYGQLVGTRARGHSSLQPATVHVSDPVHPATRALPVVWPQSDVWYNYRPNPRGKVHVLATLDEQSYDGGTMGTDHPVAWVQTHDGGRSFYTGAGHTAEQFSSPSFRTHLLGGLEWAAGVAPGDAAATVNSSYEKVVLDSTTTDPMDLDVAPDGRVFYIERRGIIRVWDPKTDTRSLAGYLPVSTVEEDGLLGLALAPDFAETQQLYLYYSPIEGPPRNQLSRFPVQGNRVLVERETEILRVPTQRKECCHTGGSIAFGPNDDHLYLSTGDDTNPFASSGYAPIDEREGRKYWDAQRTSANTQDLRGKILRIHPQPDGHYSIPDGNLFADSSRGRPEIYTMGHRNPYRITVDSETGWLYWGDIGPDAASSDSARGPAGHDEFNQARSAGNYGWPYFIGDNKAYHDYDFSTDSAGAPFDPQAPINDSPNNTGLRELPPAQPPMIWYPYGPSEEFPEMGVGSRSAMVGPVVHRSPDAPGPRGLPAYFDESLIIYEWGRNWIKEVTFDSTGHPAAINPLFPDKQFIRPMDVELGPKGRLYVLQWGNNFGGGPNSEIVRLDYYGSPKRPPVADARASSPTGPARTVTFRADTTHGPDGASAFRYSWDLNDDGTTERRGPIVQYPYNRPGRYSARLTVTDSSGHSATDTVSIVVGNTAPSVSFEWPLPGGIVPFDTPIPYRLTITDPEDQSIADDRIRVRSLLGRDSHEWPLDDQSGASGTFTVSRTDHYEPKERLFAALDAQYTDGGATGTDSLTGQAHIPLHPQRNEAEFAPITKGIQKETLQNEEEDTSRTLITAETDHYIAYPTVNLRNITGLTLRVAPMAGGRIEVRRGGPNGLILAETAVPQASPHSSAADSATTERDYSSLGKAASDWQQLSVSFSAPKGPAPLYLVFRGREEVPLLRLDWFRFEGPGMTQMPASTSE from the coding sequence ATGCCTCCACGACGCCTCCTCTGGGCACTCTCGCTTTTCCTGCTAACGGGACTCACGGGCGTCTCCGGTTCCGCGAAAGCCCAGCCCGCGGAATCGGAGGCCCGCTTCTCTGTCCTGGTCTTCACGAAGACCGATAGTACCCGGCATGCCTCCATCCCCGCTGGTGTGCAGGCCTTTCAAGAGCTCGCGGCGGCACACTCCTTTCACGTGGACACAACCTCCACGGCGTCCCCCTTCACCCCGACCCGGCTCGCTGAGTACGAGGCCGTCGCCTTCGTAAACACCTCCGGCGACGTGTTCACGGCCGCTCAGCGGCGTGCCTTCCGGAGCTACATTCAAAACGGTCACGGGTTTATCGGCATTCATGCCGCGGCGACCACTGAGCCGGAGTGGGACTGGTACGGGCAGCTCGTAGGCACTCGTGCACGCGGCCATTCGTCCCTCCAGCCCGCAACTGTGCACGTCTCGGATCCTGTCCATCCGGCCACCCGCGCACTGCCGGTCGTTTGGCCCCAATCGGATGTCTGGTACAACTACCGCCCCAATCCGCGCGGCAAGGTCCACGTGCTCGCCACACTCGACGAGCAGTCGTACGACGGGGGCACCATGGGCACCGATCACCCGGTCGCCTGGGTACAGACGCACGACGGCGGACGATCATTTTACACCGGCGCCGGGCACACAGCCGAACAGTTCTCCTCCCCGTCGTTTCGAACGCACCTTCTCGGTGGCCTCGAATGGGCAGCGGGCGTTGCGCCGGGCGACGCGGCGGCGACTGTAAACAGCAGCTACGAGAAGGTGGTACTCGACAGTACGACCACGGACCCGATGGATCTGGACGTGGCCCCGGACGGAAGAGTGTTTTACATTGAACGCCGAGGGATCATTCGGGTCTGGGATCCCAAAACGGACACCCGCTCTCTGGCCGGGTATCTTCCAGTCTCTACCGTCGAAGAGGATGGCCTGCTTGGACTGGCGCTCGCGCCCGACTTCGCCGAAACCCAACAGCTCTACCTTTACTACTCCCCAATCGAAGGCCCTCCGCGCAACCAGCTGTCTCGCTTTCCCGTGCAGGGCAATCGCGTGCTTGTGGAACGGGAAACCGAAATCCTCCGCGTACCGACCCAGCGCAAGGAGTGCTGTCACACTGGGGGATCTATTGCGTTTGGGCCAAACGATGACCACCTCTACCTGAGTACGGGCGACGACACGAATCCGTTTGCCTCCAGCGGCTATGCCCCCATCGACGAACGAGAGGGGCGAAAATACTGGGACGCCCAGCGCACGTCGGCCAACACGCAGGATCTTCGGGGCAAGATTCTCCGGATCCATCCGCAGCCGGACGGCCACTATAGCATTCCCGACGGGAATCTCTTTGCCGACTCCTCGCGCGGTCGACCCGAGATTTACACGATGGGCCACCGAAATCCGTACCGGATTACCGTGGACTCAGAGACTGGCTGGCTGTACTGGGGCGACATCGGGCCGGATGCCGCTTCCTCCGACTCCGCACGCGGCCCTGCCGGCCACGATGAATTCAATCAGGCCCGGAGCGCCGGAAATTACGGCTGGCCGTACTTCATCGGGGATAATAAAGCCTATCACGACTACGACTTTTCCACGGACTCTGCCGGGGCGCCCTTTGACCCCCAAGCCCCAATCAACGACTCGCCAAATAATACCGGACTCCGCGAGTTGCCCCCCGCTCAGCCACCAATGATCTGGTATCCCTACGGCCCCTCCGAAGAATTTCCCGAGATGGGCGTCGGATCCCGATCAGCCATGGTTGGCCCCGTGGTCCATCGTTCCCCCGATGCCCCGGGGCCGCGCGGACTCCCCGCTTACTTTGATGAGAGCCTCATCATTTATGAGTGGGGACGGAATTGGATTAAAGAGGTGACGTTCGACTCTACGGGGCACCCGGCGGCGATCAACCCGCTATTCCCCGACAAGCAGTTCATTCGGCCGATGGACGTGGAGCTGGGTCCAAAAGGACGACTGTACGTGCTGCAATGGGGAAACAACTTCGGCGGTGGCCCCAACTCCGAAATCGTACGCCTCGACTATTACGGCTCGCCGAAACGTCCGCCCGTCGCTGACGCACGTGCCTCGTCCCCTACCGGCCCCGCCCGCACCGTTACGTTCCGAGCCGACACGACACACGGACCCGACGGTGCCTCCGCGTTTCGGTACAGCTGGGACCTGAACGACGACGGCACGACGGAACGGCGGGGCCCGATCGTGCAGTACCCGTACAACCGACCCGGCCGCTACTCCGCTCGCCTCACAGTCACCGATTCCAGCGGCCACTCGGCCACCGACACCGTCTCTATCGTCGTGGGCAATACCGCTCCGTCCGTCTCCTTTGAGTGGCCCCTTCCTGGTGGCATTGTGCCGTTCGATACTCCCATTCCCTACCGTCTGACAATCACCGATCCTGAGGATCAATCGATCGCGGATGATCGCATCAGGGTACGGTCCCTTCTCGGCCGAGACTCCCACGAGTGGCCTCTTGACGATCAATCAGGGGCGAGCGGCACCTTTACGGTTTCGCGAACCGACCACTACGAACCCAAAGAGCGACTCTTCGCTGCCCTGGATGCGCAATATACGGATGGAGGGGCCACTGGCACCGATTCCTTAACCGGACAGGCCCATATTCCCCTTCATCCTCAGCGCAACGAGGCTGAGTTCGCTCCCATCACCAAGGGAATCCAAAAAGAAACCCTCCAGAACGAAGAAGAGGACACGAGCCGGACCCTCATCACGGCCGAGACCGATCACTACATTGCCTACCCCACGGTCAACCTCCGCAATATTACCGGTCTGACGCTCCGGGTCGCCCCAATGGCCGGGGGACGCATTGAAGTCCGGCGTGGCGGCCCAAATGGACTCATCCTGGCGGAGACTGCCGTCCCACAGGCCTCGCCCCATTCCTCCGCCGCCGATTCTGCCACCACCGAACGAGACTATAGCTCTCTCGGCAAAGCAGCCTCCGACTGGCAACAGCTCTCCGTGTCCTTCTCTGCTCCCAAAGGGCCCGCCCCCCTCTACTTGGTCTTCCGGGGCCGCGAGGAGGTTCCGCTTCTTCGACTCGACTGGTTCCGCTTCGAGGGGCCGGGCATGACCCAGATGCCGGCCTCCACATCCGAATAA
- a CDS encoding TatD family hydrolase — protein MMFLDPHVHMVSRTTDDYEAMRDAGVVAVIEPAFWLGQPRTDIGAFEHYFSMLVGWERFRAGQFGIRHYCTIGLNSKEANNVGLAEDVMDLLPLYACKEGVVAIGEIGYDDMTDAEDRFFHEQVELAKELDMLVLVHTPHRNKKEGTSRSMDLCEEHGMDPSRVIIDHNNEETVEEVLDRGYWCAFTIYPETKMSNERMVDIVQHYGSERIFVDSAADWGVSDPLGVPKTAKLMLQRGIPEEDVRKVCYENALTAYSQSGQIDEEDWLDPPAIDQRQLYSGNSVLRGGRDPVVRDPDERREENLIID, from the coding sequence ATGATGTTTCTGGACCCCCACGTCCACATGGTGTCTCGCACCACCGACGACTACGAGGCCATGCGGGACGCGGGTGTGGTGGCGGTCATCGAACCGGCCTTCTGGCTCGGCCAGCCCCGCACCGACATTGGCGCGTTCGAGCACTACTTCAGCATGCTGGTGGGCTGGGAGCGATTTCGGGCTGGACAGTTCGGCATTCGCCACTACTGCACGATCGGCCTCAACTCGAAGGAGGCCAATAACGTGGGCCTCGCCGAGGACGTGATGGACCTGCTCCCGCTCTACGCCTGCAAGGAAGGGGTGGTGGCCATCGGCGAAATTGGCTACGACGACATGACCGACGCCGAGGACCGCTTTTTTCACGAGCAGGTGGAGCTGGCCAAGGAGCTCGACATGCTGGTGCTGGTGCACACGCCCCACCGCAACAAGAAGGAGGGCACGAGTCGAAGCATGGACCTTTGCGAAGAGCACGGGATGGACCCCTCCCGCGTCATCATCGACCACAACAACGAGGAAACGGTCGAGGAGGTGCTGGACCGCGGCTACTGGTGCGCCTTCACGATTTACCCAGAGACGAAGATGAGCAACGAGCGGATGGTGGATATCGTCCAGCACTACGGCTCGGAGCGCATCTTCGTGGACAGCGCGGCGGACTGGGGCGTCAGCGATCCGCTGGGCGTGCCCAAAACAGCCAAGCTGATGCTCCAGCGCGGCATTCCGGAGGAGGACGTGCGGAAGGTGTGCTACGAGAATGCCCTTACCGCCTACAGCCAGAGCGGTCAGATTGACGAAGAAGACTGGCTAGACCCGCCCGCCATCGATCAGCGGCAACTCTATAGCGGCAACTCGGTCCTTCGTGGAGGACGCGACCCGGTGGTTCGGGATCCCGACGAACGACGCGAGGAAAATCTGATTATCGACTAG
- the eboE gene encoding metabolite traffic protein EboE — translation MRIGPNDDLHLTYCTNIHPGEQWSEVASALKRYLPDLKRHVSPNDPFGVGLRLSNQAATTLLQGDRLSRFHEWLQSNGLYVFTLNGFPYGSFHGERVKDNVYAPDWRSDQRVEYTRRLARILARLVPKGMQGSISTSPLSYKPWLDAEARETAFRLGSHHLSEIVETLAEIEAETDTHLHVDLEPEPDCLIENTAESVAFFQDWLWPVGGAHLADQLHVSQSEAESLLRRHVQLCYDTCHFAVEYETPESVFQQLSTADIPVGKVQLSAALRARLPDDRSSLANRLRPFAEDTYLHQVVERRSNGSLNRYRDLPEALPHLADTDADEWRIHYHVPIYTDAYEGLHSTRGDIARTLELVSDASICSHLEIETYTWDVLPTPLKEDLPTSLLREYQWILSNLE, via the coding sequence GTGCGTATCGGCCCGAACGACGACCTCCACCTTACGTACTGCACCAACATTCACCCGGGCGAGCAGTGGTCGGAAGTCGCATCGGCACTCAAGCGATACCTTCCGGACCTGAAGCGTCACGTGTCGCCCAACGACCCGTTCGGGGTCGGTCTTCGCCTCTCCAACCAGGCCGCCACAACGCTCCTCCAAGGCGATCGGCTTTCCCGGTTCCACGAGTGGCTGCAATCGAACGGGCTGTACGTCTTTACGCTGAATGGCTTTCCGTACGGGAGCTTTCACGGGGAACGAGTGAAAGACAACGTTTACGCCCCGGACTGGCGATCGGACCAGCGGGTCGAGTACACACGTCGACTGGCCCGCATCCTCGCCCGTCTCGTGCCCAAGGGAATGCAGGGCAGCATCTCCACGTCCCCCCTCTCCTACAAGCCGTGGCTGGACGCGGAGGCGCGGGAGACTGCCTTTCGGCTCGGCAGTCATCATCTGTCAGAGATCGTGGAAACGCTCGCTGAGATCGAGGCGGAAACGGACACCCACCTCCATGTCGACCTGGAGCCAGAACCCGACTGTCTGATTGAGAATACGGCGGAGTCGGTTGCCTTCTTTCAGGACTGGCTCTGGCCTGTGGGCGGTGCCCATCTGGCCGATCAGCTACACGTGTCACAGAGCGAGGCCGAATCGCTCCTCCGGCGCCACGTGCAGCTCTGCTACGACACCTGTCACTTCGCCGTCGAATACGAGACGCCTGAATCTGTCTTTCAGCAGCTCTCCACAGCCGACATTCCCGTCGGGAAAGTGCAGTTGAGTGCAGCCCTTCGGGCACGCCTCCCCGACGACCGATCCTCTCTCGCCAACCGACTCCGTCCCTTTGCAGAGGACACCTATCTGCACCAAGTCGTAGAACGACGGAGCAACGGTTCCCTCAATCGGTACCGAGACCTGCCGGAGGCTCTTCCCCACCTTGCCGACACTGACGCTGACGAATGGCGCATCCACTATCACGTGCCCATTTACACCGACGCGTACGAGGGCCTGCATTCGACGCGAGGGGACATTGCCCGCACTCTGGAGCTGGTGTCGGATGCATCGATCTGTTCCCACCTCGAAATTGAAACCTACACCTGGGACGTACTGCCCACGCCCCTGAAAGAAGACCTCCCCACGTCTCTCCTGCGGGAGTACCAATGGATTTTGTCGAACCTGGAATGA